One genomic window of Thermorudis peleae includes the following:
- the scpB gene encoding SMC-Scp complex subunit ScpB, whose product MMNERTPPDLAARLGAVLFALGEPVDRERLLRLLACTPAALDEAIVQLRQRAQALGLWVIEHGTQLQLVTDPALAHDVETALGGGRSGRLSPAALETLAIVAYCQPVTRAEIDALRGVDSTAALQTLLNRGLIEPVGRAEQPGAPVQYGTTALFLQSFGLASREELPPLPEAVATWLRVVRR is encoded by the coding sequence ATGATGAACGAGCGAACACCGCCTGATCTCGCTGCCCGGCTTGGCGCTGTGCTCTTCGCCCTTGGAGAGCCGGTTGACCGTGAGCGCCTGCTCCGACTGCTTGCCTGCACGCCGGCTGCGCTTGATGAAGCCATTGTCCAGCTTCGTCAGCGCGCCCAGGCGCTCGGCCTTTGGGTGATTGAGCACGGTACCCAGCTACAGCTTGTGACTGACCCGGCACTGGCACACGATGTCGAGACGGCGCTTGGAGGTGGACGCTCAGGACGTCTTTCCCCAGCTGCGCTTGAAACGCTGGCGATCGTAGCCTATTGCCAGCCAGTCACGCGTGCGGAGATCGACGCCTTGCGCGGTGTCGACAGCACTGCGGCACTACAGACACTGCTCAATCGCGGGTTGATTGAGCCAGTCGGACGGGCCGAGCAGCCAGGAGCCCCAGTGCAATATGGCACCACCGCGCTTTTCTTGCAATCCTTCGGGCTTGCCTCGCGCGAGGAGTTGCCCCCGCTCCCTGAAGCGGTAGCAACCTGGCTCCGCGTTGTACGGCGCTAA
- a CDS encoding segregation and condensation protein A codes for MTAARNATAVELSPWVHDVALELPGFSGSLRELLEQARAGAIELAELPVTAVLAQCLAYCPQDQDAPELLADVTALAARLLAWKARALLPKPEKAAPEEEASLLLPAQLAAAAALQPCTAFLADRLAAEQRAYPRGGVLPALPAQPQPLETMLAPQSLVHALTRLAARRQPAQPLRLRPVPSLETMVTRLLTRLRMGVATFSGLLGKQASRAEYVVGFLALLSLIRRGIVSAVQHERFGDIVVQLDQRVDDERANTA; via the coding sequence ATGACAGCTGCACGGAATGCGACAGCGGTCGAACTTTCTCCGTGGGTGCACGACGTCGCGCTCGAGCTACCAGGATTTTCGGGTTCGCTCAGGGAACTCCTCGAACAGGCGCGGGCGGGAGCAATTGAGCTGGCAGAACTGCCGGTGACGGCGGTGCTCGCGCAATGCCTTGCTTACTGTCCGCAGGATCAGGACGCTCCCGAGTTGCTTGCTGATGTCACCGCACTGGCCGCGCGCCTGCTCGCCTGGAAAGCTCGCGCGTTGTTGCCGAAACCTGAGAAGGCCGCGCCCGAGGAAGAGGCGAGCCTCCTTTTGCCTGCCCAGCTCGCTGCTGCCGCGGCCCTGCAGCCCTGTACGGCATTCCTTGCCGACCGCCTTGCTGCCGAGCAGCGTGCGTATCCGCGAGGTGGAGTACTGCCTGCGTTGCCGGCGCAGCCTCAGCCTCTCGAGACCATGCTGGCTCCACAGTCTCTCGTCCACGCTCTGACACGCCTTGCCGCCCGCCGTCAGCCGGCACAACCGTTACGCTTGCGCCCTGTACCGTCGTTGGAAACGATGGTGACGCGACTGCTGACACGGCTGCGCATGGGTGTTGCGACATTCTCTGGGCTCCTCGGCAAACAGGCAAGCCGCGCTGAGTATGTCGTTGGCTTCCTGGCCTTGCTTTCGCTGATCAGACGTGGCATCGTTTCTGCTGTCCAACACGAGCGGTTCGGTGATATTGTTGTGCAGCTTGACCAGCGGGTTGATGATGAACGAGCGAACACCGCCTGA
- a CDS encoding site-2 protease family protein, translating to MGILQRPDELVAVLIAFLIGITVHECAHAWTALRLGDDTAQRLGRVTLNPIAHLDPIGTIGLLLIIVFGFGIGWGRPVPVNPARLRWHQRGMALVALAGPVSNILLALLGALVLRFGVSLPTFAALVLHAFIQVNLLLASFNLIPIPPLDGLKILLGILPRFWYLQLAALERYGLAILILLIAFGSFGGSSILAAMYLPVFRTLASVFTLVAGQPML from the coding sequence GTGGGCATCCTGCAGCGGCCTGACGAACTCGTCGCTGTCCTGATCGCTTTCCTGATCGGCATTACCGTGCACGAATGTGCACATGCCTGGACAGCGCTACGGCTCGGTGACGATACGGCGCAGCGGCTTGGCCGGGTAACACTCAATCCAATCGCGCATCTTGACCCGATCGGGACGATTGGGCTTTTGCTCATTATTGTGTTTGGCTTTGGGATCGGCTGGGGGCGGCCAGTACCAGTGAACCCAGCCCGCCTCCGCTGGCATCAGCGGGGAATGGCACTGGTCGCCCTCGCTGGCCCAGTATCGAATATCCTCCTCGCCTTGCTTGGTGCACTCGTGCTGCGCTTTGGCGTTTCGCTGCCCACTTTCGCCGCGCTCGTGCTGCACGCCTTTATTCAGGTGAATCTCCTGCTTGCCTCGTTCAACCTGATCCCAATTCCGCCGCTCGACGGACTCAAAATCTTGCTTGGTATTCTGCCACGCTTCTGGTACCTGCAACTCGCTGCGTTGGAGCGCTATGGCCTTGCAATTCTGATTCTGCTCATTGCATTTGGTTCATTTGGCGGCTCCTCCATTTTGGCGGCAATGTACCTACCGGTCTTCCGCACGCTTGCTTCAGTCTTTACGCTGGTCGCCGGTCAGCCGATGCTCTAG
- a CDS encoding ABC transporter ATP-binding protein, whose translation MATEAQSTTQQQTNGAGKEVLLDVRDLVMYFPLTRGILLQRRVGWVQAVDHISFQIYRGETLGLVGESGCGKSTTGRAILQLYKPTAGQVLYKGTDLTKLSPGEMRKMRRYLQMIFQDPYASLNPRMTVGSIVSEPMQIHNLVPKNERNQRVQELLETVGLNPYFANRYPHEFSGGQRQRIGIARALAANPEFIVADEPVSALDVSIQAQIINLLEELQEKFKLTYLFIAHDLSVVRHISNRVAVMYLGKIVELADRDSLYDDPLHPYTKALLSAVPIPDPVVEKKRERIILTGDVPSPINPPSGCRFHTRCPYAMDVCSKVEPRFVDQGNGHYVACHLYPGCTP comes from the coding sequence ATGGCAACTGAGGCGCAGAGCACAACGCAACAGCAGACAAACGGCGCTGGCAAAGAGGTGCTGCTCGATGTCCGCGACCTGGTGATGTATTTCCCGCTCACACGCGGCATCCTCTTGCAGCGCCGCGTTGGCTGGGTACAAGCCGTCGACCATATCTCCTTCCAGATCTATCGTGGCGAGACGCTCGGACTCGTCGGCGAGTCCGGCTGTGGTAAGAGCACGACCGGCCGCGCGATCCTGCAACTCTACAAGCCGACTGCTGGCCAGGTCCTCTACAAGGGCACTGATCTGACGAAGCTGAGTCCGGGTGAAATGCGCAAGATGCGCCGCTACCTCCAGATGATCTTCCAGGATCCCTACGCCTCGCTCAATCCCCGCATGACGGTCGGGAGCATTGTGAGCGAGCCGATGCAGATCCATAACTTAGTGCCGAAGAACGAACGCAACCAGCGGGTGCAAGAATTGCTAGAAACCGTTGGTCTCAACCCATACTTTGCCAACCGCTACCCACACGAGTTCTCCGGTGGCCAGCGACAGCGCATCGGGATTGCCCGCGCGCTTGCAGCGAACCCTGAATTCATCGTCGCAGACGAGCCAGTCTCAGCACTCGACGTCTCGATTCAAGCGCAGATCATTAACCTGCTCGAGGAATTGCAGGAGAAATTCAAGCTCACCTATCTCTTCATCGCCCACGACTTGAGCGTGGTTCGCCATATCTCCAATCGTGTGGCTGTGATGTACCTTGGCAAAATCGTCGAGCTTGCTGACCGCGATTCGCTCTACGATGACCCGCTCCACCCCTACACCAAGGCGCTGCTCTCGGCCGTGCCGATCCCTGACCCGGTCGTTGAGAAGAAGCGGGAGCGCATCATCTTGACGGGCGACGTGCCTAGCCCGATTAACCCACCTTCCGGCTGCCGCTTCCATACACGCTGTCCCTACGCAATGGACGTCTGCTCGAAGGTGGAACCGCGCTTCGTCGACCAGGGCAACGGGCACTACGTCGCGTGTCATCTCTATCCGGGGTGCACACCCTAG
- a CDS encoding ABC transporter ATP-binding protein translates to MEPLLEVRDLRTQFFTQDGVVKAVDGVSFHLMPGETLGVVGESGCGKSITALSIMRLIPTPPGKIVSGQILFEGEDILKMSDAEVRSIRGRKIAMIFQDPMTSLNPVLTINRQISEMLELHLGMTRSQARQRSIELLKMVGIPNAEQRVDQYPHQFSGGMRQRVMIAMALSCNPSLLIADEPTTALDVTIQAQILDLMRNLQREHNTALILITHDLGVVAGMTDRINVMYAGHIVESAPTEELFANPKHPYTVGLLNSIPRLDAPRKEKLNPIPGLPPDLIDLPDMCPFMPRCSYAREKCSQKNPPLMDVKPDHRSACWFWEEVSLVSAKQREGGVRLSDGN, encoded by the coding sequence ATGGAACCACTGCTTGAAGTACGCGACCTCCGCACGCAGTTTTTCACCCAAGATGGCGTGGTCAAGGCGGTCGATGGCGTCTCGTTCCACCTCATGCCAGGCGAGACGCTCGGTGTCGTCGGTGAAAGTGGATGCGGCAAGAGCATTACTGCCCTGTCGATCATGCGCCTGATCCCAACCCCGCCTGGCAAGATTGTCAGCGGCCAAATCCTCTTTGAGGGCGAAGATATTCTGAAGATGAGCGACGCTGAAGTCCGCTCGATCCGTGGCCGCAAGATCGCCATGATCTTCCAGGATCCGATGACGTCCCTCAATCCAGTGTTGACCATTAATCGGCAGATCAGCGAGATGCTGGAACTGCACCTGGGAATGACGCGGAGTCAAGCGCGCCAGCGCAGCATTGAGCTGTTGAAGATGGTCGGCATACCGAACGCTGAACAGCGGGTTGATCAATACCCGCACCAGTTCTCTGGTGGGATGCGCCAGCGCGTCATGATTGCCATGGCGCTCTCCTGCAACCCCTCGCTGCTGATCGCCGACGAGCCGACAACAGCACTCGACGTGACGATTCAAGCGCAAATTCTTGATCTCATGCGCAACCTGCAACGTGAACATAACACTGCCTTAATTCTGATCACGCACGACCTTGGCGTCGTTGCCGGCATGACCGACCGAATCAACGTCATGTATGCTGGCCACATTGTGGAGTCGGCGCCGACCGAGGAGCTCTTTGCCAACCCCAAGCATCCCTATACCGTCGGCCTGCTCAACTCGATCCCACGGCTGGACGCGCCGCGCAAGGAGAAGCTCAATCCGATTCCTGGCTTGCCGCCTGACTTGATTGACCTACCAGACATGTGCCCGTTCATGCCTCGCTGCAGCTATGCGCGGGAGAAGTGCAGCCAGAAGAATCCGCCGTTAATGGACGTGAAGCCAGATCACCGGTCAGCCTGCTGGTTCTGGGAGGAAGTAAGCTTGGTGTCAGCCAAGCAGCGCGAGGGAGGAGTGCGGTTGAGCGATGGCAACTGA